A genomic window from Vanessa tameamea isolate UH-Manoa-2023 chromosome 7, ilVanTame1 primary haplotype, whole genome shotgun sequence includes:
- the LOC113401275 gene encoding uncharacterized protein LOC113401275: MEILTASPTRSVSSSLGSPSDTDLLLEQRRDGNFIGNTKVLIEELINNLRSATQRAMDSVKTFSAGIQEQRKLFAEKLVNDLQRVRERVNLAVKNVSDRFVNAGSEVRNCIDSHKSDLDSVFNNAVEKSKQCAGDRVTEIGNMIDELMEISSNMTNYTGNSLTELKKCTENEHGLLATGTCLSRIAIRTEFKGAVFLTQSGVLISRINLGFSTLPASLQICAGTKFVEAGVNSAKIVMEIGSCSASSMFTSLSGNNSS, from the exons gtttcCTCATCTTTGGGAAGTCCATCTGATACCGACTTGCTACTAGAACAACGCCGTGATGGTAACTTCATTGGAAACACAAA GGTACTTATAGAAGAGCTAATAAATAATCTACGCAGTGCCACCCAACGAGCAATGGATTCTGTGAAAACATTTTCAGCGGGAATCCAAGAACAGAGGAAACTTTTCGCGGAGAAATTGGTCAATGATTTACAGAGAGTCCGTGAAAGAGTTAATCTTGCCGTCAAAAATGTCAGTGACAGATTTGTAAATGCTGGATCAGAAGTTCGCAATTGTATTGAT tcTCATAAAAGTGACCTCGATAGTGTTTTCAATAATGCTGttgaaaaatcaaaacaatgtgCGGGCGATCGCGTCACGGAAATTGGAAATATGATTGATGAACTTATGGAAATATCGTCCAATATGACGAATTATACTGGTAACTCTTTGACAGAATTGAAGAAGTGCACCGAAAACGAGCATGGTCTTTTAGCAACGGGCACTTGTCTAAGTCGTATCGCTATACGAACTGAATTCAAAGGAGCAGTTTTCTTAACCCAGAGTGGAGTTttg ATTTCTCGCATCAATTTAGGTTTCTCAACATTACCAGCCAGCCTTCAAATATGCGCAGGTACCAAATTCGTTGAAGCTGGTGTCAATTCAGCAAAGATCGTCATGGAAATTGGAAGTTGTTCTGCATCTTCAATGTTCACTTCATTATCTGGAAATAACTCTTCCTGA